The stretch of DNA CAGCAGGACGGTTCCCAACCCGCCGAAGTTACAGAGGGAGCAGCAGGCGTAATATCCGGCGAAGATGACGAGGAAAGCCCCATCTACGAGGCCGTCGGCTATAGCGATCCGCATGCCAATCTGGGCAAGGTGCCGCCCATTTGGGTGCCCGATAACATGGCCGGGCAGTGTATGCAATGCCAGCAAAAGTTCACCATGATCAAGAGGCGACACCATTGTCGCGCCTGCGGAAAGGTCTTGTGCTCGGTCTGCTGCTCCCAGCGTTTCCGGCTGGAGTTCGCCAACGAACCAGAGTCGCGGGTCTGCGTGCAATGCTATATGATTCTCTCCGAGCGGCAGGCCAATGGATCGAGTTCTGAGTCAGCTCCTGGCTCCGCTTTGCCGCCCACTCCCATGCGTTCGCCGAATCCCAACAATCCGATGGAGTACTGCTCCACAATACCGCCACATCGTCAGGTGGCCACCTCGCCGGGAGCTCCGCCACCCAGCGTTATTGTGCCCGTGGGCGTGCTGAAGAAAACCGATGGCAGCTCCTCGAACTCCTCAAGCTCAGATGGCCAGAAGGGCGTGAGGAAGCGAAAGAGTGTTATGTTCAGCGACGGCATTGCGCCGGGCAGCGAACTGGCCAGCACCATGGAGCAGCAGTGGGGCGAGGCCAAGCAGGCGAGGCGGGGACTCTCGAGGAGCGGTTCGGGTGCTGGTCAGAAGCCGCCCACGCCAGCGACAGAGGAGCCACCGCGCAGCATCGACACTAGTTCTACGTTGGGCCTGGTGGCCCAGCTTTTCCGCGGCTCCATTCCACCGAGTGCAGCGGCTGCTACATTGGCAGCCACCGAATCAAGCGGTAAGGAATGCCTTTACTTTGATATTCTTATGATGTAATCCCTTTTCATCCCCCAGCTGGTCGCTCCTCATCCCAATCCCAAACCTCGCCGCGACGCAAAGCGGAACCAGCGCGCAATCGCAAGCTGCCGCCGAACGGAGATTCGCAAGGCTGCTACCTGCCCCCCGAGGAGAACGGCCTGCCCCCCATTTGTTTGACCAGCAAAGAGTGCGGCGAGGTGGACTACAAAGTGGTGCGCAACGACGGATCGCTTCTCGAGCGATTGCAAAACGAAACGCTCAAGTTTATCATAAAGAACAACTTCTTTGTGCTGGTCAAGATTGTTAACAGTCAGTATTTGCTATGCTAAATTAATTGTAAACCCTCTAATTGAATTTTCCCAACCCCCAGTGAGCTGCTGTATGAATCGTTGGGTGCTAAACTTCAGCACTTCCGGACTACATCACATGGGCAGCGATGAGTTGATTATTTTGTTGGAGATTAAACAGCCCAAGCAGGGCGAATCTGTGAATGGGGAAGTGGCTTTACCGAAGGACGTATTTCAGCATCTGTATGAGATCTACGTGGAGGCGGAGCAGGCCCGGTCCAGCACCCATGAATTGGCATTCACAAGTCCGCGTAGCGCCAGCTTTCTGGGTTCCCGCGAGCACGGTGGATTCATTTTCATCCGGCCAACGTACCAGTGTCTGCAAGGCGTGATTGTGCCGGATAATCCCTATCTGGTTGGCGTGCTCATTCATCGACACGAGGTGCCCTGGGCTAAGGTATTACCACTGCGATTAATCCTCCGTTTGGGCGCCCAATATCGCTACTATCCCTGTCCACTGATCTCGGTGCGCGGCAGGGAATCGGTGTATGGCGAAATAGCTCAAACTATCATCAATTTCCTGGTGGACTTCCGCAACTACTCGTACTCTCTACCAGCCATCCGAGGATTGTATATCCACATGGAGGACAGGCAGACCACGGTGATAATTCCAAAGTATCGCCAGCAGGATGTGATCAAGGCGATCAACAATGCCAGTGATCATATATTGGCATTCGCTGGCAACTTCTCAAAGGTGGCCGATGGACACTTGGTGTGCATGCAGAATATCAACGACGATCGATCCGAGATGTACTCCTACTCCACGCAGGCCATTAACATTCAGGGTCAGCCCAGAAAAATCACGGGAGCCAGTTTCTTCGTGCTAAATGAAGCGCTCAAGAGCAGCAGCGGTTTGTCGGGCAAATGCAGCATCGTGGAGGATGGCCTGATGGTGCAGATTATGCCCGCAAAAATGGAGGAAGTGCGTCAGGCGTTGCGCAACCAAAAGGACATCGATATCGTGTGCGGGCCCATCGATGCCACCGACGAACAGAGCGAGATTGTGAGCATCAAGTGGGTGGACAATAATCGGGACATCAATGTTGGGTGAgtttagaaatatatttatatttatgatgTATTATTATAATGTATTATCCTTTATTACAGGGTTAAATCCCCCATCGATGACCAACCCATGGATGGCATCTCCAACATGCGTGTCCATGCCAGCTTCAACTATTCCAATGCCAACTATGCCATCCGTCTGAGTGATATCTACATTGTCAAGGTATTATTTAATCAAAGTAGCTTATAGCAAACTTttcatctatttttttcttgccaGTGCGAGGATTGGTATGCCACAAATGGTGGAAACTATGCGGACATAACTCGGATTGCCGAGCAATTGGCTCGCAGTGCCTCGATGGCCCTGCTGCCATTCCTTGATCTTCTAGCGACGGCTGGCATTAACAAACTTGGCCTAAGGGCCACTCTCGACCAGGAGAACGtatgtttaataaaattggaaagccgtataaatttgtaataCTATAATCCATATTTAGGTGGGCTATGAGGCCGGAGCCCGGGGTTCCAAGCTGCCGCCGTTGTACATGAACGCCCTGGACAACCATCTGATAGCCACGCTTCATGGCGAATCCTCCGGCATTCAGGATCCAATCATTCTCGAGCTGGTCTTCTACATACTAAACGCCTGACTTTAGTCCCTCATAGTGCAATTCTCCTGCTGGATTTGAAGACCAAACGGAAACCTTCTTAACTCTAAGCTCGACCCGATCAAAGCTTACAATAACTACACAAGCCCATGGGGCTAACGAGGATATATAGTCGTATTGTTTGATGGCTCAGTTACTGTGTACATATTTAAGTAGATTATCGATTGGTTTTTGTCTCTACTTTTCTACGATTCTCCTCCCTCAACCCTCCCCATTCATTTAAACTGTTATATTCttcttgaattttatttgttttgagtTTTcattgaaagtaaaaaaatatctaagaaacctaaatatatatatttgtatgtgATGTTCTTTAATATGCTTTACACATTTACCATTCGAGTATATATGAATAACAAACTATATGAAAACTGTTGATTAAATCGCTGTTTGTCTCTGTGGAAATAAGGAAACAATTGTGGTTCTTGTTAAATTATTGGTAGCAATtctttattcaatttaaagtgTTCCAATTGACTTCCACTTAAGAGTGTGTCTGATTTACAAAATACATTACGAACATTATCTTTACGATGGGTCTAAAAATCGTCACCACCCGCAGACgacacaaaatatataacaacctataaatgtatataaaaatgaTGTTCATTCGCTCTCAGATTGTACATAATTTTAACTACGTCTAGTACCGGGGGACAGacacacaaaataataataatgcactCCTCTAATGTGTTGATGTTTAGATGCTGATATGTATGCTATATACAAAATGACATCGGGAAGCATCAGTTGCACTCGATTTATTGCTCGGCTTCTGCCTCATCTGTTGTATATTCTTGTTTagttttgtgtatatatttgggttttatataacttaagCACACGTGTCCCTTCGATGTTGGCGTACACCAAAAAACCCCCTTTGATAAGCCCTACAGCTCGTCGTGTTTGGGTCCGGAGAACTCGTCGTGCGAGATGAAGCCGTTCTTGTCCTTATCCTCGTGCTGGAAGATCTCCTCCACCAGCTTGTCGTTCTCAGCCAGCATGTTCTTCAGCTCGGCGGAGTCCTGACCCTCGACGGCGGTCATCTGCTTCTTCAGATACTCGCTGACCTGTAGAGGAAAAATATACTTTGAATTAGTTGagtctttttgaaaaatattagtaGTACGAGAATAAAGAGGCTTTTTTGgagcagaaaaaaaggaatggTTAGTATAGGTCGTTTTTAAACTCAcagacattttaaaatatttttttaaattaatttgtcgTATATATTTACTGGGATTTTGAAATacgatattatttattttatttactaaataaaaaattatattaaatatccaatattaatatttagtcTGTGATTTTAAATCTTCATATAATCCTTTATTTTCTGCTCAAGGGTTAGTAACTTATCCCACGTCCAACGGATATTTCAGTGTAGAGAgacatatataaaacaaaagtgcGATCCATACATAGACGATTACCTCTTCGCGACTCAGCTGCTTGTCGGCATTATCGTCGATCTCCTTGAAGACATTGGTGGTGGGCGGGGCGTTGCCGATGTTGATCAGCTCCACATCGAACAAGAGGGTGGCCTTGGGGGGAATGACGTTGCCGGCACCCTGATCGCCATAGCCCAACTGGGGAGGAATCGTCAGCTTGCGCTTCTCACCTGGATTTGTTTAagggaaaattcaaatttaatttacgaaCTTTGCAGAACCATATTTTCCAGTACTTACCCACGCACATGTTGAGGAGTCCCTGATCCCAGCCCTTAATCACCTGGCCGGCGCCCAATTGGAATGTGAAGGGCTGGTCGCGGTCgaagctgcaaaaaaaaagaggggagaTGCAAATTGTTAGACGCTTGTTAGCCGCAAAGTTTTAAGTGCTTAATACAGGTGTCGGGGGACAACAGCCACCTTAAACCGAAACAATTCATCATTTCTTTATGACTCTTCTTTtccgttcttttttttaacagtctataaaaattatttatttgatggtCCCGCTAAGcgaatttactttaatttgttAAGCGCACGAAAAAGGGGGATAAAAGGCCAGGAGCTGCTCAGGTATGCATGAGAATGTCGCGCCTTGAGCTTGATGTATGATGTGGCACAGTTGTAGCCCATTTGATTATGATTATGATATATAGAAATGGATACTGTGAATCCAGGGGTGCAAAAAAGGTTGGGGTAGAGCGGATATAGACCTATAAACGCGCTGTAAAATCCCTTTTATAGGCCAACATTCTTAGGAGCTTTAATCaggagtaaaaaataaaacaatatgtGTTTTCGTTATCAACGTGCAACATAAATGTTGAGTGAAAAGCattatacaaatacaaattttacactaatatttaatttatttaattaacgtatttattttcctaagattttatatattaaccACCTCCTGAAACCTAGGTTTTTGTGAGGTATgaaagtccttcttaaattaaacaaatatttaaaggccaaatacattttaggaCAAACTTTTTTTAACCCTCAAGAGATCTGAACTTGGCAATTGAAATGTGTCGCTTGGGCTTTTCGACTGCAGGAAAAGTTTCCTTGAGTTTTTTTCCTCGAAAACTCTCCTGTTGTTCatcattatattattattgctgTTTGTTAAGAAAGTTGTTTGGCTGTTTGGTTTTTAAGTGGCGCGGGGAAATTTGTCTTTAAACTTGTAGGGGAACCCCCGTTTAAGTGGAGAAGATGGAGGCCGAGACAGATTATTGCACTTGAGGCTgggaaaaaggaaacaaaTGATTAACCAGGAGTCACCCACATGGGCGGCAAAAAGTTCTAGAGCTTgtctgttaaatattttatgtgcaTCTCCTGGGCATTTTGCAAACATTTTTACATGCTCCGGCTGTTGTTTCAAATTCGAGTTCAAGTCACAACGATGATGGGGCAAGTGGCAAGTGGAAAGTAGAAATGCGGCAAGTGGCATGCGGATTGCGGATTGCCGCTGAATAATCCACCCAAGCGGGCcgaaaaaaaggaggaaatgaaaaaaaagctGGTAGCATTCAGAGCGGTTAAGTGTGACTCTGGAGCGTAACCAAAGTGTCGTCGTCGCTGCTTTTTGTCGCCGGCTTTCGCTCAAGTGCAAATCTCctgatgaaataaaaaagcgtaaaaaatttgtatcccATCCCCCTGTGTGTCCTGTGTACCTCCTATGTGTGTGTTTCGGTTTGTTTTCCAGGGATTACGCGGCATCTAAGACACCTCGGTGGCTTGTCTTTATTTCGGTGTCGCCGTCTGTGGCTGtgaatttttattgcattattTTCCATGAATTTCTAGTAATATGTGAAACATGTTATGGagattccttttttgtttgtgggaTTTTGTGGCTCCTTTATCCTTGGAGTGTTCATTCCTGAATCCCCCCTAATTTATGCGATTTTCGAAGCCCAAAACAATACGTGGAAGTGGGTTACtttgttgaaaaatattgaacgggtattttgaaatggagTATTTACTTTGCAACAAATTCGTAtacttttcaaaattatatcttAAACGCAACTGATAATATTTCTGATTtacgattttaaattaaaaatttgacaaacattttgtgaatattttaaataaataaatttcaacatttttaaagtaattattCAAACCCGTTAATTTAGATTAATCTTCACCCAATTATAATCTTTTAATAGGCTTAAATTATTTAGATAATAATTCTGATTACATCCTGTACACAATTATTTATAACCTCTGCAGACTTTTCCCAtgacaaattaaatttcagcTTTTATCCGCTCAATTTAACCCTGAATCCAACTCCGAAACTTTAATGGGAAACCGTTTAAAAACAGAGCTGTCGAgtcgtaaataaattaataaaatcgtttaaacGTGTTGATTGTTTCAGTCAGCACAGTCGAGACCTTCCTCTCCTCTGCGGACTTCCGTGTCCTTCGTCCCGTTTGTCCCCCGGAggcaatcaaatatttatgaattaccggacaaggcaaacaaaaggTCAGCTGAGATCGGGGTGAATTCACTCGCAGGTGGACAAACAAGTTGCAATTGCAGTTGTTATGCAATTGGCTAAAGTCAAGCAGAAATTCATCGATATTTTGCAAGCGTTTCGCAGGTTTTTCCAACTCGTCTCGGCTTAGATTGTGGTTTAGCAAAGGGGATAAAAAAATCGGGCTCTACTCAAGGGGCAAATGTGTGGGGTTCCATTTTTCGGTCTTTTATGGCCAGCACATTATCATAAAGTCaagcaaaaaatgtaaactcATTCATCCACtcactaaatatttaataagtttCGATTTCATTCTTCcactgatgttgctgttttcTCGTTTtgaatcccaatcccaattcGAATCCGTGTCGGTATCCGTATCTGCGAATTGCGAACCGAGTCCCAACGCATcgcataatttaaaatgcagctCAATGGGCGCCCAAACATCCGTTTGCCGTTTTACGTGATTCCGCACCACGGGTGGTTGGGAACTTTTGGGTGGCATATGGACCCCCCACCTCCCACCGCCCGAAATCATACCACGTCACTCCGTCGCCGACTGCTTAGACACATTCAATCCAATCAAATTGAATCCTTTTGGGCGGGCTCCCTTGATGACCTCGTTTTATGTGTCCGGCCaagaaaagttataaaatcaaatatgcaACCGCAACTCCTTTACCTTGCCGCCTTTTGGAGGCCTCCCCTTTGGGGCGACAAGTTGCGATTAACGTGCACCAAGGACAAGGACTCCGGCAGGACCTCTGTCCATGGATTTCCCTCTGCGGGAATGGTCAACGTGCGAACGATTCACACAAAAAGTCTAAAGTTTGAACAAGTTTGCACCCGAAGCACTGGGAGAAAAGcctctaaatttaaaaatatttcgtctAGTTAAAATTTTGAGTAAATCATATCGaagaaataaatccaaatcagtgaaaagaaagtaaaggagtagtttattcaaaagaaataatatttatagatttttaaggATTAATTTATTCAAGAAGTCTTTTAAATTCGTCTTTGGAATTCTGAATTTAATTTCCCCATtagtgtttttaaagtttaatttaagtttaagcttgaatatttttttccagtgccgTAACAAGTACCGCCCGGGACACCCAAAATTTATGCCCCAGCTGGCGGCATCACGTTCGTACGCCCTTAAC from Drosophila takahashii strain IR98-3 E-12201 chromosome 2R, DtakHiC1v2, whole genome shotgun sequence encodes:
- the Fkbp14 gene encoding uncharacterized protein Fkbp14, yielding MLKSILVLSCLLVVAISNSLVSAEDLKVEVISTPEVCDQKSKSGDSLTMHYTGTLQADGKKFDSSFDRDQPFTFQLGAGQVIKGWDQGLLNMCVGEKRKLTIPPQLGYGDQGAGNVIPPKATLLFDVELINIGNAPPTTNVFKEIDDNADKQLSREEVSEYLKKQMTAVEGQDSAELKNMLAENDKLVEEIFQHEDKDKNGFISHDEFSGPKHDEL
- the Sara gene encoding zinc finger FYVE domain-containing protein 9 — encoded protein: MDLVDIDQVLDNLELRIAADEQLTRNAAAAAAAAISSNSSRFLGDGASASNSGVGGSVGAASSQAAPATGKTFVGVSQVFNSLDDYRENVKSLEVDGQLPTYDWQTEAEHEDDIHKFSEEAAKNNGQAIVSSSESLTTSSCSTFSSGPSPVSNGSHSEELTTPPESEKPSEVQVVPKEETRDQDQDQEQIEDQAIAAPEPKQSKETVEGLVVGLSSISITASVTESQSLLPEEVTASSVLGQVLQELSEESSPSREPETEMTNGIEIPVAIEQAANPEIPPPKEKEQPAQTEEEDVEQLQEQQPRRSQPLTFCSTMDDISDTELDSMLQEMDADDNQEGDQEMPEEEKSPSASPVTEEESVRILSDEQETTSNDQMNVDNFSQASTVEFADLKQHESTPVTAMGEDIASSFSSTESDSLSGRKLDGEEEQEAEQEDQEDASLATDALEEQRPQRPQTLYLNGCQVGNATASQDETPEIQQDGSQPAEVTEGAAGVISGEDDEESPIYEAVGYSDPHANLGKVPPIWVPDNMAGQCMQCQQKFTMIKRRHHCRACGKVLCSVCCSQRFRLEFANEPESRVCVQCYMILSERQANGSSSESAPGSALPPTPMRSPNPNNPMEYCSTIPPHRQVATSPGAPPPSVIVPVGVLKKTDGSSSNSSSSDGQKGVRKRKSVMFSDGIAPGSELASTMEQQWGEAKQARRGLSRSGSGAGQKPPTPATEEPPRSIDTSSTLGLVAQLFRGSIPPSAAAATLAATESSAGRSSSQSQTSPRRKAEPARNRKLPPNGDSQGCYLPPEENGLPPICLTSKECGEVDYKVVRNDGSLLERLQNETLKFIIKNNFFVLVKIVNMSCCMNRWVLNFSTSGLHHMGSDELIILLEIKQPKQGESVNGEVALPKDVFQHLYEIYVEAEQARSSTHELAFTSPRSASFLGSREHGGFIFIRPTYQCLQGVIVPDNPYLVGVLIHRHEVPWAKVLPLRLILRLGAQYRYYPCPLISVRGRESVYGEIAQTIINFLVDFRNYSYSLPAIRGLYIHMEDRQTTVIIPKYRQQDVIKAINNASDHILAFAGNFSKVADGHLVCMQNINDDRSEMYSYSTQAINIQGQPRKITGASFFVLNEALKSSSGLSGKCSIVEDGLMVQIMPAKMEEVRQALRNQKDIDIVCGPIDATDEQSEIVSIKWVDNNRDINVGVKSPIDDQPMDGISNMRVHASFNYSNANYAIRLSDIYIVKCEDWYATNGGNYADITRIAEQLARSASMALLPFLDLLATAGINKLGLRATLDQENVGYEAGARGSKLPPLYMNALDNHLIATLHGESSGIQDPIILELVFYILNA